The Syngnathoides biaculeatus isolate LvHL_M chromosome 20, ASM1980259v1, whole genome shotgun sequence nucleotide sequence ttttgcgaaaaaacgaccatgcatagtgaggcgtttttttgcgaaaaaacgaccatgtatagtaaggcgtttttttgcgaaaaaacgaccatgtatagtgaagcgtttttttgcgaaaaaacgaccacgcatagtaaggcgtttttttgcgaaaaaacgaccatgtatagtcaggcgtttttttacgaaaaaaaagaccatgtatagtaaggcgtttttttgcgaaaaaacgaccgtgtacagtaaggcgttttttgcgaaaaaaacgaccatgtattgtaagacgtttttttgcgaaaaaacgaccatgtatagtcaggcgtttttttgcgaaaaaacgaccatgtattgtaagacgtttttttgcgaaaaaaacgaccatgtatagtaaagcgtttttttgcaaaaaaacgaccatatATAGTAaggttttttgcgaaaaaacgaccatgtatagtgaagcggtttttttcgcaaaaaacgaccatgtatactgaaagcgttttttgcaaaaaaacgaccatgtatgtgaggctttttttttttgcgcgaaAAAACGGACCATGTATTggcaggcgttttttttgcgaaaaacgaccatgtatagtaaggcttttttttgcgaaaaaaaacggcCATGTATAGTAAAgggttttttgcgaaaaaacgaccatgtatagtaaagctttttttgcgaaaaaacgacccgATGTATtgtaaggctttttttgcgaaaaaacgcccatgtatagtaaagcgttttttcgcgaaaaaaacgaccatgtatagtaaagcgttttttgcgaaaaaacgaccacgtatagtcaggcgtttttttgcgaaataAACGACCATGCATAgtgaggcgtttttttgcgaaaaaacgaccatgcatagtcaggcgttttttatgcaaaaaacgaccatgttttgttaagcgtttttttgcgaaaaaatgaccatgtatagtaaagcgtttttttgcgaaaaaacgaccatgcatagtaaggcgtttttttcgcaaaaaacgaccatgtatagtaagccGTGTTTTtgcgcaaaaaacgaccatggatagtaaggcgtttttttcgaaaaaaaacgaccatgtatagtcagacgttttttgcgaaaaaaacgaccatgcatagtcaggcgtttttttgcaaaaaaacgaccatgtatagtaaggcgtttttttttcgcaaaaaacgaccatgtatagtaagccgtttttttgcgcaaaaaacgaccatggatagtaaggcgttttttgcgaaaaaacgaccatgtatagtcagccgttttttatgcaaaaaaagaccatgtatagtcaggcgtttttttgctaaaaacgACTATGTATAGTGAGGcgttttttatgcaaaaaacgaccatgtattgtaagacgttttttgcgaaaaaacgaccatgtatagtaaagcatttttttgcgaaaaaacgaccatgtattgtaaggctttttttgtgaaaaaaacgcccatgtatagtaaggcgttttttcgcgaaaaaacgaccatgtatagtaaagcgtttttttgcgaaaaaacgaccacgtatagtcaggcgtttttttgcgaaataAACGACCATGCATAgtgaggcgtttttttgcgaaaaaacgaccatgtattgtaaggctttttttgcgaaaaacgcccatgtatagtaaagcgtttttttgcgaaaaaacgaccatgtaaagtaaagcgtttttttgcgaaaaaacgaccatgtatggTCAGGcgttttttatgcaaaaaacgaccatgtatagtcaggcgtttttttccgaaaaaacgaccatgtatagtcaggcgtttttttgcgaaaaaacgaccatgtatagtaaggcgtttttcatgcaaaaaaacgaccatgtatagtaaggcgtttttttgcgaaaaaacgcccatgtataataaggcgtttttttgcgaaaaaacgaccatgcatagtgaggcgttttttttgcgaaaaaacgaccatgtattgtaagacgtttttttgtgaaaaaacgaccatgtatagtcaggcgtttttttgcgaaaaaacgaccatgcatagtaaggcgtttttttgcgaaaaaaggaccatgtatagtcaggcgttttttttgcgaaaaaacgaccatgcatagtcaggcgtttttttgcgaaaaaacgaccatgtattgtaaggcgttttttatgcaaaaaatgaccatgtatagtaaggctttttttgcaaaaaaacgaccatgtatagtaaggcgtttttttttcgcaaaaaacgaccatgtaaagtaaggcgtttttttgcgaaaaaacgaccatgtatagtcaggcgtttttttgcgaaaaaacgaccatgtattgtaaggcgttttttatgcaaaaaatgaccatgtatagtaaggctttttttgcaaaaaaacgaccatgtatagtaaggcgtttttttttcgcaaaaaacgaccatgtaaagtaaggcgtttttttgcgaaaaaacgtccatgtataataaggcgtttttttgcgaaaaaacgaccatgcatagtgaggcgttttttttgcgaaaaaacgaccatgtattgtaagacgtttttttgcgaaaaaacgaccatgtacagtaaggcgttttttgggaaaaaacgaccacgtatggttaaagcgttttttttgcgaaaaaacgaccatgcatagtaaggcgtttctttgcgaaaaaacgaccatgtatagtaaggcgtttttttgcgaaaaaacgaccatgtatggtaaagcgtttttttggggaaaaaacgaccatgtacagtaaggcgtttttttgcgaaaaaacgaccacgtatggttaaagcgtttttttgcgaaaaaacgaccatgtatagtcaggcgtttttttacgaaaaaaaagaccatgtatagtaaggcgtttttttgcgaaaaaacgaccatgtacagtaaggcgttttttgggaaaaaacgaccatgtatagtcaggcgtttttttgcgaaaaaacgaccatgtatagtcaggcgtttttttgcgaaaaaacgaccatgtatagtgaagcgtttttttgcgaaaaaaggaCCACATATAGTAGgggttttttgcgaaaaaacgaccacgtatagtcaggcgtttttttgcgaaaaaacgaccatgtatagtcaggcgtttttttgcgaaaaaacgaccatgtatagtcaggcgtttctTTGCGAAAAAAGGACGATGtaaagtaaggcgtttttttgcgaaaaaacgaccatgtatagtcaggcgtttttttgcgaaaaaacgaccatgcatagtcaggcgtttttttgcaaaaaaacgaccatgtatagtcaggcgtttttttgcgaaaaaacgactaTGTATAGTGAGGcgttttttatgcaaaaaacgaccatgtattgtaagacgttttttgcgaaaaaacgaccatgtatagtaaagcgtttttttgcgaaaaaacgaccatgtatagtaaagcgtttttttgcgaaaaaacgaccatgtattgtaaggctttttttgcgaaaaaaacgaccatgtattgtaaggctttttttgtgaaaaaacgaccacgtatagtcaggcgtttttttgcgaaaaaacgaccatgtaaagTTAGGcgttttttatgcaaaaaacgaccatgtattgtaagacgttttttgcgaaaaaacgaccatgtatagtaaagcgtttttttttgcgaaaaaaacgaccatgtatagtttggtgtttttttgcgaaaaaacgaccatgtatagtcaggcgtttttgtgcgaaaaaacgaccatgtaaagtaaagcgtttttttgtgaaaaaacgaccatgtatagtaaagcgtttttttgcgaaaaaacgaccatgtatagtaaggctttttttgcgaaaaaaacgaccatgtatagtcagccgttttttatgcaaaaaaagaccatgtatagtcaggcgtttttttgcgaaaaaacgactaTGTATAGTGAGGcgttttttatgcaaaaaacgaccatgtattgtaagacgttttttgcgaaaaaacgaccatgtatagtaaagcgttttttttgcgaaaaaacgaccacgtatagtcaggcgtttttttgcgaaataAACGACCATGCATAgtgaggcgtttttttgcgaaaaaacgcccatgtatagtaaagcgtttttttgcgaaaaaacgaccatgtaaagtaaggcgttttttatgcaaaaaacgaccatgtattgtaagacgttttttgctaaaaaacgaccatgtaaagtaaagcgtttttttgtggaaaaacgaccatgtatagtaaagcgtttttttgcgaaaaaacgaccatgtatagtaaagcgttttttttgcgaaaaaagaccatgtatagtcaggcgtttttgtgcgaaaaaacgaccatgcatagtacggcgtttttttgcgaaaaaacgaccatgtaaagtaaagcgtttttttgtgaaaaaacgaccatgtatagtaaagcgtttttttgcggaaaaaacgaccatgcatagtaaggcgtttttttgcgaaaaaaggaccatgtatagtcaggcgttttttttgcgaaaaaacgcccatgtataataagcgtttttttgcgcaaaaaacgaccatgtatagtaaagcgttttttgcgaaaaaacgaccatttatagtcaggcgtttttttgcgaaaaaacgaccatgtatagtcaggcgttttttgcgaaaaaaggaccatgtatagtaaggctttttttgcgaaaaaacgaccatgtatagtaaagcgttttttatgcaaaaaacgaccatgtattgtaagacgttttttgcgaaaaaacgaccatgtatagtaaagcgtttttttccgaaaaaacgaccatgtattgtaaggcgttttttatgcaaaaaacgaccatgtagagtcaggcgtttttttgcgaaaaaaggaCCATGtgtagtaaggcgttttttatgcaaaaaacgaccatgtatagtaaggcgtttttttgcgaaaaaacgcccatgtatagtaaagcgtttttttacgaaaaaacgaccatgtatagtcaggcgtttttttgggtaaaaacgaccatgtatagtaaggctttttttgccaaaaaacgaccatgtatagtcaggcgtttttttgcgaaaaaaacgaccacgtatggttaaagcgtttttttgcgaaaaaaacgaccacgtatggttaaagcgtttttttgcgaaaaaacgaccacgcatagtaaggcgtttttttgcgaaaaaacgaccatgtatagtcaggcgtttttttacgaaaaaaaaagaccatgtacagtaaggcgtttttttgggaaaaaacgaccatgtacagtaaggcgttttttgcgaaaaaaacgaccatgtattgtaagacgtttttttgcgaaaaaacgaccatgtatagtcaggcgtttttttgcgaaaaaacgaccatgtattgtaagacgtttttttgcgaaaaaaacgaccatgtatagtaaagcgtttttttttcgaaaaaacgaccatgtatagtaagggtttttttgcgaaaaaaacgacaagGTGTATAGctgtttttttgcgaaaaaacaacCGTGTTTttatagtaaggctttttttgcgaaaaaaggaccatgtatagtcaggcatttttttgcgaaaaaaacgacgatgtatagtaaggcgtttttcatggaaaaaacgaccatgtatagttaagcgtttttttgcgaaaaaatgaccatgtatagtcaggcgtttttttgcgaaaaaacgaccatgtatagtcaggcgtttttttgcgaaaaaacgaccatgcatagtcaggcgtttttttttcgcaaaaaacgaccatgtatagtcaggctttttttgaaaaaacgaaaaaacgaccatgtatagcaagccgttttttttcgcaaaaaacgaccatgtatagttaggcgtttttttgcgaaaaaacgaccatgtatagtaaggcgtttttttgcgcaaaaaacgaccatgtatagtaaggcgctTTTTtgcgcaaaaaacgaccatgtatagtaaggcgttttttttcactaaaaacgaccatgtatagtaagatgtttttttgcaaaaaacgaccatgtatagtaaagcgtttttttgcgaaaaaacgaccatgtatagtaaagcgtttttttgcgaaaaaacgcccatgtatagtaaggccttttttgcgaaaaaaggaccatgtatagtaaggcgttttttatgcaaaaaaagaccatgtatagtcaggcgtttttttgcgaaaaaacgaccatgtatagtaaggcgttttttcgtgaaaaaacgaccatgtatagtaaagtgtttttttgcgaaaaaacgaccatgtatagtaaggcgtttttttgcaaaaaaacgaccatgtatagtaaggcgttttttcgtgcaaaaaacgaccatgtatagtaaagcgtttttttgcgaaaaaacgaccacgtatagtcaggcgtttttttgcgaaaaaacgaccatgtatagtaaagcgtttttttgcgaaaaaacgaccatgtatagtcaggcgttttttgcgaaaaaacgaccatgtatagtaaagcgtttttttgcaaaaaaacgaccatgtatagtaaggcgtttttttgcgtaaaaacgaccatgtatagtaaggctttttttttgcgaaaaaacgaccatgtataataaggctttttttgcgaaaaaaggaccatgtatagtcaggcgtttttttgcggaaaaaacgaccatgcatagtaaggcgtttttttgcgaaaaaaggaccatgtatagtcaggcgtttttttgcgaaaaaacgaccatgtattgtaaggcgttttttatgcaaaaaacgaccatgtatagtaaggcgtttttttgtgaaaaaacaaccatgtagaggaaagcgtttttttgtgaaaaacgaccatgtatagtaaggcgtttttttgcgaaaaaacgcccatgtataataaggtatttttaatgcaaaaaacgaccatgtatagttaggctttttttgcgaaaaaacgaccatgtatagtaaagcgtttttttgcgaaaaaacgaccatgtattgtaaggcgtttttttgcgaaaaaacgaccatgtatagtaaagcgtttttttgcgaaaaaacgaccatgtatagtcagggtttttttgcgaaaaaatgaccacgtatagtcaggtgtttttttgcgaaaaaacgaccatgcatagtcaggcgtttttttgcgaaaaaacgaccatgcatagtaaggcgttttttgcgaaaaaaggaccatgtatagtaaggcgttttttatgcaaaaaacgaccatgtatagtaaggcgtttttttgtgaaaaaacgaccatgtatagtaaagcgtttttttgcgaaaaaacgaccacgtatagtcaggcgttttttttcgaaaaaacaACCATGCATAgtgaggcgtttttttgcgaaaaaaggaccatgtatagtaaggcgttttttatgcaaaaaacgaccatgtatagtcagccgtttttttgcgaaaaaacgaccatgtattgtaaggcgttttttatgcaaaaaacgaccatgtatagtcaggggtttttatgcaaaaaaaggaccatgtatagtaaggcgttttttgcgcaaaaaaaacgaccatgtatagtcaggcgtttttttgcgaaaaaacgaccatgcatagtaaggcgtttttttgcgaaaaaagcACCAtttatagtcaggcgttttttttgcgaaaaaacgaccatgtatagtaaagcgtttttttgcgaaaaaacgaccatgcatagtaaggcgtttttttgcgaaaaaacgaccatgtatagtcaggcatttttttgcgaaaaaacgaccatgtatagtcaggcgtttttttgcgaaaaaacgaccatgcatagtcaggcgtttttttgcgaaaaaacgaccatgtatagtcaggcgtttttttgcgaaaaaacgaccatgcatagtaaggcgtttttttgcgaaaaaaaaaaaaggaccagtaaggcgttttttatgcaaaaaacgaccatgtatagtcagccgtttttttgcgaaaaaacgaccatgtatagtcaggcgtttttttgcgaaaaaacgaccatgtatagtcaagtgtttttttgcgaaaaaacgaccatgtatagtcaggtgtttttttgcgaaaaaacgaccatgtatagtcaggcgtttttttgcgaaaaaaacgaccatgtatagtaaggcgttttttgcgaaaaaacgaccatgtatagtaaggcgtttttttatgaaaaaacgaccatgtatagtaaggcgtttttttgcgaaaaaacgaccatgtatagtaaggcttttttttgcgaaaaaaacgaccatgtatagtaaggcgtttttttgcggaaaaaacgaccatgtatagtaaggcgtttttttgcggaaaaaacgaccatgtatagtaaggcgtttttttgcgaaaaaacgaccatgtatagtcaggcgtttttttgcgaaaaaacgaccatgtattgtaaggcgttttttatgcaaaaaacgaccattaTGTATAGTAAGTTTTTTTTcgtgaaaaaacgaccatgtatagtaaagcgtttttttgcgaaaaaaaacgaccacgtatagtcaggcgttttttgcgaaaaaacgaccatgtatagtcaggcgtttttttcgaaaaaaaacgaccatgtatagtaaggcgtttttttgcgaaaaaaacgaccatgtatagtaaggcgtttttatgcaaaaaacgaccatgtatagtcaggcgttttttgcgaaaaaacgaccatgtattgtaaggcgttttttatgcaaaaaaacgaccatgtatagtcaggggtttttatgcaaaaaacgaccatgtatagtaaggcgtttttttgcgaaaaaacgaccatgtatagtcaggcgtttttttgcgaaaaaacgaccatgtatagtaaggcgtttttttgcgaaaaaagcACCAtttatagtcaggcgtttttttgcgaaaaaacgaccatgtatagtaaagcgtttttttgcgaaaaaacgaccatgcatagtaaggcgtttttttgcgaaaaaacgaccatgtatagtcaggcatttttttgcgaaaaaacgaccatgtatagtaaggcgttttttgcgaaaaaacgaccatgtatagtcaggcgtttttttgcgaaaaaacgaccatgtatagtcaggcgtttttttgcgaaaaaacgaccatgcatagtgaggcgtttttttgcgaaaaaacgaccatgtatagtaaggcgttttttatgcaaaaaacgaccatgtatagtcaggcgtttttttgcgaaaaaaacgaccatgtatacagggtttttttgcgaaaaaaagaccatgtatagtcacggtttttttgcgaaaaaatgaccatgtatagtcaggcgtttttttgcgaaaaaacgaccatggtagtaaggcgtttttttgcgaaaaaacgaccatgcatagtaaggcgtttttgcgaaaaaaaggccatgtatagtaaggcgtttttttgcaaaaaaacgaccatgtatagtaaggcgttttttgcgaaaaaacgaccatgtatagtaaggcttttttttgcgaaaaaacgaccatgtatagtaaggcttttttNNNNNNNNNNNNNNNNNNNNNNNNNNNNNNNNNNNNNNNNNNNNNNNNNNNNNNNNNNNNNNNNNNNNNNNNNNNNNNNNNNNNNNNNNNNNNNNNNNNNgagcctccgtctgtgcgaaacacgctgccgcggacgtctcccaaaactccggcaatttgaggatgccggttgccatgttcgtttcagtctcgaaaacgccgggactgacgtcggggtcaccagtgtagcgccggagaaaaggagtcggaggcggagtgtcggacacaggaacagaacttgctttattgtttgacatcaaaacactactcgcataacggcgggaactctgttaacctttactcgcctgaaatgttttctttgatggttggatcaaaaatattttttatttttcttgatacCTCAAGAACTCCTTTATAAACAACATCtgccattttaaagtaattatatAGCAGAGATGCATCAATTGAATCATGAAATGTGATGCAGAAAGCACATTCTTGTTATTTGCATCCAGTGCATGACGGTCTTCATCTTTTTCCGGCGCTGTGACATCACACAAACTGAACATCGTGTTCATTTACTAATATGTGCTATTGTTCATTCTGTTCTTCCTGTCCTTGCCCTTATTTGCTGTCGTATGATTTAACAAGATCACATTAGTTTATCAcaggggtgtccaactcattttGTCCCGGGCCACACTGCAGTTAtggtttcctcagagggccattatggaactataaaaatctttaatcgtctcatcatatttacacataaactttatgaacttgttttggaattagatatcaagggtcatggggttttcaactattttttcagcataaaaatgcttgtaatatctcaatatcattgatgatatgaccatttgaaattttgatccagattttaacaagaattatGGAATTTGGCAAACctaatttgccttcgcgggccataCAAAATCGTGTGACTTTATACACTCCTTTCCGTATTGACGACAACAAGGGTGGCTTACACCAACTGTATATCAAATAAAAAGGGAGGAGGAAACGTCTTGGTGGATCCTGATCTTGTAAAGCCAAATAAATAgtactacataaaaataaactgggttttggattcagatatactgtccAAGACGTCGATgacaaatgtcttttgcagacaTGACATGAAAACTGAGTGGCCGATCAGCAGAAAATGCGAATTATTGGCGGATTCCAAACTGGCTGATACAATTGGTATGCGTTCTAAAAACgtgtatggtaggttaattgaagaatctaaattgcgcctttgtgtgaatgtgagtgtgaatggttatttgtctctatgtgccctgcgataggctggcaaccagttcaagtgtacactgcctcctgcccgttgatagctgggttaacctccagcactcctcgcgaacctcttgaggataagcggcaaagaaaatggatggatggatggattctaagTGCTTCTGTTGAATGTCTGCTTCATCACAAACTGTCTCTCATAGAGTAGAAGGAAGAAAAGCTTTAGCTCTATCTTTTTAGGTTTCCTTTTATTGACTTTTTGGTGCATTGCCATTTTCACTAATGTTGTTTAACACACAATGTCCAAATCTGAATCTTGATACAATTAAGGTGTCCGATTTTCACTTGGTGTTCTCATCCCTCTTATGTAGTGCAGAAAgtgttgtgaaaatgtgtgcaagaaggACTGGAGAGTATGAGGAAGAAGTTCGTGgaccaaaaaaggaggaggagccacaaCGTCAACTACTGGACGCAGTGTTCAATCTGCAGCCTCGGATTGTCCTACGCAGAGCAGGTTAGTTCACTTGTTGCATGCAATCTAATTTGAATGATATTCTTCTTTACGGGCCCCATTTCATGATGTATTTTACGGAACATATTATTCACATCCCGAccagtgactgactggcgaccagttcagggtggagtccgttcgcccaaagtcagctggaataggctccgccactcccgtgacccttgtgaggttaagtggtcaagaaaatggatggatggatgtatacatctgtgtgcgtgcgtgtcctGTTCAGTTGTTACAAACAGAATAGGAATCAGCATTCCTTATATGccagaacaattttactgtgtcacagtggaatttttgagcttcctctgggatttcttcacattttaaatgaggtttTATTGAGCATCAGAGTCGATCAGCCGACCAGAATTTCCAGCGGGGTAAGagggaaaataatgaaaagtgctaactgtaaacagaatgacAATAGTAAATCATTCCATGTATGCAACAAAGAAACAtggaacatgtaaactccttCCCAATTTCAgttttggatttatttatttatttattatttatttatttatttgtttgtttatttatttatttatttatttatttatttatttttattggtgGCTAAAACTGAGCCTCTTTGTCCTTTAGCACTACATAAGTAATTTTATCAGTGGCTATCTGCCACAATTGTGAGTTACTTAGTAATAACAACAGCCCATTTCTTCTACGATAGTGTGCAATTACATTTGCTGTTAAATATTGCAAACAAATTAGATCTGACgcctttgtgtttgtcatttgtcttgCAGATGTCAGTGAAAATATTCATCCAGAGCTGCAGCAGTCAGTGTCcagtcacatcaaagaggaagaagagggtgAAGAGGTACAatgcatcaaagaggaggaggatgtgtTCCGacacatgaaagaggaagagcaggaagaaaTCATCCATGTTCCATCAactggtgtccatttgaagagtaaatatgaaggtcaaagtgaggagagaCGAGGGCCAGAGCTTCCAAGTAGGAACAGCTCATGTGATGGAGACTTTTGTGAAAGATCACAAACAGACGGTCATGATGATGAACAGTCGGAAGGTGATTTGACATGTCACAGTGCCAACCAaagctggaaatgttctcagtgtagCAAAGCTTTTGCTACTATGAGGAATTTCAAACGACacgtgaaaatacacacaggtgagaagccttttagatgctcagtttgtggtcaaaggttCTCTAGGAAGGGagctttaaaaatacacacaagaacacacactggtgagaagcctttttcctgctcagtttgtggtcaaggattctctcagaacgtacacttaaaatcacacaaaacaaCCCACACTGGTGACAAACCTTTTtcgtgctcagtttgtggtaaaagattcatTCAGaatggacatttaaaaaaacacacaagaacacacactggtgagaaaccattttcctgctcaatttgtggtcaaACATTCTCTCAGAAGGAAAACTTAAAAAGCCACACAAgtacacacactggtgagagacttttttcctgctcagtttgtggtcaaagattcactcggaagggactcttaaaatcacacaaaagaacccatactggtgagaaacctttttcctgcttagtttgtgatCAAGGATTTACTCAGAAGtgtcatttaaaaagacacacaagaacacacactggtgagaaacctttttcctgcttagtttgtgatCAAAGATTTTCTTATAAATATCAGGCTCAGACACACAAGTGTGCTGTTGAGAATAGCAGTGACCAAGAATGTTTTAATGAATgtgtgaagatttaaaaaaatgtagttacCATGTTACTGACTTGGGTAAAATAACGTTCTTATGTGTACAAGCTtcttaaaagttttaatt carries:
- the LOC133493903 gene encoding zinc finger protein 501-like isoform X1, whose translation is MLFNTQCPNLNLDTIKVSDFHLVFSSLLCSAESVVKMCARRTGEYEEEVRGPKKEEEPQRQLLDAVFNLQPRIVLRRADVSENIHPELQQSVSSHIKEEEEGEEVQCIKEEEDVFRHMKEEEQEEIIHVPSTGVHLKSKYEGQSEERRGPELPSRNSSCDGDFCERSQTDGHDDEQSEGDLTCHSANQSWKCSQCSKAFATMRNFKRHVKIHTGEKPFRCSVCGQRFSRKGALKIHTRTHTGEKPFSCSVCGQGFSQNVHLKSHKTTHTGDKPFSCSVCGKRFIQNGHLKKHTRTHTGEKPFSCSICGQTFSQKENLKSHTSTHTGERLFSCSVCGQRFTRKGLLKSHKRTHTGEKPFSCLVCDQGFTQKCHLKRHTRTHTGEKPFSCLVCDQRFSYKYQAQTHKCAVENSSDQECFNECVKI
- the LOC133493903 gene encoding zinc finger protein 239-like isoform X2 codes for the protein MCARRTGEYEEEVRGPKKEEEPQRQLLDAVFNLQPRIVLRRADVSENIHPELQQSVSSHIKEEEEGEEVQCIKEEEDVFRHMKEEEQEEIIHVPSTGVHLKSKYEGQSEERRGPELPSRNSSCDGDFCERSQTDGHDDEQSEGDLTCHSANQSWKCSQCSKAFATMRNFKRHVKIHTGEKPFRCSVCGQRFSRKGALKIHTRTHTGEKPFSCSVCGQGFSQNVHLKSHKTTHTGDKPFSCSVCGKRFIQNGHLKKHTRTHTGEKPFSCSICGQTFSQKENLKSHTSTHTGERLFSCSVCGQRFTRKGLLKSHKRTHTGEKPFSCLVCDQGFTQKCHLKRHTRTHTGEKPFSCLVCDQRFSYKYQAQTHKCAVENSSDQECFNECVKI